The stretch of DNA CGTGTGGTGCTGCCGCTGGAGCAGATGGGCGCGCGCTTCACCTCGTCCGAAGGCGGCCGTCTGCCAGCCACGGTGACCGGCGCCCAGCGCGGCATTCCCATCACCTACACCCTGCCGGTTGCTTCAGCCCAGGTGAAATCGGCCATCCTTCTCGCCGCGCTGAACACGCCGGGTGAGACGACCGTCATCGAGGCGGTGCCGACCCGCGACCATACCGAGCGTATGCTTCAAGCCTTTGGGGCCGATATCGCCACCCAGCCCGAAGGCAATGGCCGGCGCATCACGGTGCGTGGCTATAAAGAGCTGACCCCGCAGCCGATCACTGTTCCCGCGGACCCAAGCTCAGCGGCTTTTCCGCTGGTTGCCGCGCTCATCACTGAAGGATCGCATATCGTCCTTGAGAATGTGATGCTCAATCCCACCCGTACCGGCCTCGTACAAACCCTGGTCGAGATGGGCGGTGATGTCCAGATCCATAATGAGCGCTCGGCCGGAGGCGAGCCGGTCGGCGATATCGAGGTCAGATCGAGCCGTCTCAAGGGCGTGAGCGTGCCTCCCGAGCGCGCCGCCTCGATGATCGATGAATATCCGATCCTCGCCATCGCCGCTGCCTGCGCGGAAGGCCGCACGGAGATGAAGGGGCTCGACGAGCTGAAGGTCAAGGAGAGCGACCGCCTTGCGGCAATTGTGGCGGGTTTGGCCGCCAATGGCGTACCGCACGAGGTGGGCGACAACTGGCTTGTGGTCGAGGGCTCGGGTCCGGGCGATAGGCCCCGGGGCGGCGGCTTGGTCGAGACCCATATGGATCACCGGATCGCGATGGCCTTTCTGACCTTGGGCCTTGCAGCACGAGAGCCGGTGGTGGTGGATGATGGTCGTATGATCGCCACCAGCTTCCCGTCTTTCATGTCCCTCATGCGCGGGCTCGGCGCGACAATTGCGGAGGCCTGAGACCTGAGGAGCCTGCGGGCTCTTCGCTCCTCAGTGATAGGGGTCGGCCGCATCCCGCAGGCCATCGCCAAGGAAGTTGAACGCCAGGATCACCAGGATCACGGGCACCATGGGCGTGATGATCCATGGATAGAACTCGATCGCAGCGAGATTCTGCGCCTCGTTCAGCAGCACGCCCCAGCTTGTAATGGGCGGGCGCAGGCCAAGGCCGAGGAAGGACAGCGCCGTCTCGCCGAGGATCATGGCCGGCACGGAGAGCGTGGCGCTGGCGATCAAATGGCTCATGAAATTCGGCACCAGATGCCGGCCGATCACCCGCGACGGCTTCGCACCCATCAGCACCGCGGCCGTGGTGAAGTCCTCCTCCCGTAATGCCAGGAATTTCGATCGCACGGAGCGGGCAAGCCCCGGCCAATCGAGCAGCCCCAGAATGATCGTGATGCCGAAATAGATCACGATAGGCGACCAGGTCACCGGCAGGGCGGCGGAAAGGGCAAGCCAGAGCGGCAGTTCCGGCAAAGAGCGTAGGATCTCGATCACCCTCTGGATCGATGCATCGATCCAGCCGCCGAAATAGCCGGCCATGCCGCCCAAAGTGATGCCGAGAATGAAGGAGATCGTAATGCCGATCAGCCCGACGGTCAGCGAAATGCGTGTGCCATAAATGATCCGGCTGAGCATGTCCCGTCCCAACCGGTCGGTGCCCAGCGGAAAGAACACCCCGCCTTCTGCCGGGCAGACCAGGTGAAGGCTGCCGGGCACCATATCGAACAGCTCGTAAGGATCCCCGTGGCAGAAGAAGCGCAGCGGATAGACCTTCTCGTGGTTGACGCTATAGTCCCAACGGAAGGTTTCGAGATTGGCTTGCGAATCATAGCCATAGACGAAGGGCCCGATGAACTCTCCGTCATGGAAGAAGTGAATGGTTTGCGGCGGTGCGTAGAGATAGTTTGCATGCCGGGTCGTGCTGTTATAGGGCGCCAGGAACTCGGTGAAAGGAATGCTGAGATACATGAGCAGCAGGAAGATGCCGGATGCCACGGCAACTTTGTGCCGCTTCAGCTTCCACCACATCATCCGCCAGCCTGATGCGAGATAGATGCGCTCCTGCGCCGGGCTGAGCGTCTCGGCCTCGTAAGGGTTGAACGGCTCCCGCGAGACGTAATGCGGCAGGCTCGAGCGTGGCTGCGAGCCGGGATGACCTAACTGCTGGCTCATCTCCGCGCCTCGCCGTCGAAGCGGATGCGCGGATCAAGCACGGCCAGCAGCAGATCGGAAACCAGCATCCCCACCAGCGTGAGCACCGTCACGAACAGCAGGATGAAACCGGCGAGATATTGATCCTGGCTGGTGAGGCTGTCGAGCAGCACCGGCCCGATCGTCGGCAGGTTGAGCACCACCGACACGATCACCGAGCCTGACACCAGGCTCGGCAGCAGATTGCCGATATCCGAGATGAAGGGGTTAAGAGCCATGCGCAGCGGATATTTCCAGAGCAGCCGTCGCTCCGTGAGCCCCTTGGCGCGCGCCGTCGTGACATATTGCTTATGCAGCTCGTCCAGCAGGTTCGCCCGCAGCCGCCGGATCATGGCGGCAGTGCCGGTGGTGCCGATCACGATCACCGGCACGATCAGGTGAGCCAGAATCGAGCCGACTTTTCCCCAGCTCCAGGGCTGGCCAATATAGGTTGGATCCATGAGGCCGCCGACGGAAATCCCGAACCAGACATTCGCGAAATAGAGCATGGCCAGGCCGAGAAGGAAATTGGGCGTGGCAAGCCCGAGATAGCCGAGAAAGGTGAAGCCATAATCCCCGATGGAATATTGTCGCGTTGCCGAGTAGATGCCGATCGGGAACGACACGATATAGATGAAGAGGACGACGGCAGCATTGAGAATGATGGTCAAAAGCAAACCATCGCCGACAACGTCCCGGACCGGCTTTTGATGCTCGAATGACCAGCCCCAATTCCCCTGGAGCAGGCCGTTGAACCCATGCGAGCCCGGCAGGAAGCCCACCCAGCGACCATATTGGACATACCAGGGCTGATCGAACCCATATTCCTTGCGCAGGAATTCGAGCTTCTCCAGTCCCGCAGCCTCGCCGCGCGACCTGAGCTCCGCGATCTGGTTGGAGAGATAGTCCCCCGGCGGAAGCTGGATGATCACGAACATCAACAGGCTGATCACGATCAGCGTCGGAATCATCACCAGCAGACGCTGCACGATGTAGCGAAGCATCAGACTTCAGCGCTCCCACGCTGTCTTTTCTGGAGACCAATCAGCTGCGGCGGAGAGTACCTCATTGGGCGAACCAGAATTGATCCGGCCGGTATATGCCGAATTGCGCGCCCGGATCCCAGCCATAGAATGCTTCTTTGGGGATATTTCGCAGCCGGTTGGAAACGACCACGGGCTGCGGAACGCTGCCGACGATGCCGATGACGAATTGCTGCTCGGCGTTGATTTGAAGCATCCGGTGCCAGATCTCCGCCCGCTGCTCGCTATCCGTTGCCGCGAACCACCGCTTGTAGAGGTCGATCAGTTCGCGCGCCTCCGGCACATCGGGCGCTTCGCCGGATTTGCCCTTCGTTTCGAAATATTCGCCCCATTTCGGCCAGGCGAGATTGTCTTGATGCGTTGGCGCGAGCTCGTCCGGCATCATGTCCGGCGTCGGAACGCCATTGTCCCAGCCCGACCAGGTGGTCATCATCACCTGGCCCGTATAGGCACGCTCTCTCAGGGATTCTCGCATGGACGGCTTGATCAGCAGACGGATACCGATCTTTGCCCAGTCCTCCGCGATGAGCTGCAGGATATCCACCTCCTGTGGATCCTCGCCCGCCGTCTCCACCACGATCTCCGCGCGCCGTCCGTCGGGCAGCAGCCGGTAATCGCTCGAGTCCCGCTTGGTAAGGCCGATCTCATCCAAGAGCTGGTTCGCCTCTTCCGGTGAATACTGGGTCCAAAGCTTGGCAACCGCCTCGTCATAGAGCGGGCTGCGGTCGAGGACGAAATTGCTCGAGGGTTTCGCGAGCCCGAGATAAAGCGTGCGGCTGATCAGATAGCGATCGATGCTGATCGAGAGCGCCCGGCGAAACGAGGGGTTGCGGAACAGCTTGCGCCACTCCGGATCTCTATAATTGAGGTCGGGATAAAGCGCGAGCTGTGCGCCTTTGCTGCTCGGCCAGAGCTCCACGTGATAGTCCGAGCGCTTCTCGTTGCGCTTGAGCACCGCAAGATCGGAGAAGTTGAGGCCTCGCGCCTGCAGATCGCTCTCACCGGCCGCGGTCTTGGCCGGGATCAGCCGGGCCGATGCCACATCCATGATGACCTCATCGGCATAGGGCAGCTGCTGACCCTTGGTGTCGATGCGGTGGAAAAACGGATTGCGGCGCATGATGAAGCGCGTGCTCGGCCCCAGCGTTATGTTCCGCCACGGCTCGAGCGTCGGCAATTCGATATTGTCGAAATCATACATCGTTTCGCGCCGGTTATGCAGCGCCGCCCAGTCGGTGACCCGATCGGCGGCGACCATGCGCGCAATCTGCTCGGGATCTCCGTATTTCTCGTGGAACTGCTTCATGTAGTGGGCCGGCATGTAGATGTATGTCGGCCGGGCCCGCGCCAGTTCTTGCAGGAAGGTCGGATTAGGGTTTGACCAGGAATAGCGGACGGTGACCTCATCGATCACCTCGAATTTGGGAGCCTCGCCCTTGACCAGCAGGCTTGCCGGCGGTCCGCCCGGCGACAAGACGGGGTTCGTGGCCACGTCTTCCCAGTAGTAGCGGAAATCTTCTGAGGTGAAGGGATAGCCGTCCGACCATTTATGACCACGCCTCAAGGTGAGCGTGAAGACGCGGTTATCGTTCTCCACCTTCACATCCTTGAGAATGTCGGGTTTGAGCTGAAGATCTGGCGTGTAGCCCACCAGCCGCGCATAGCCCCAGGCCACGATATACCGGATTGACTTCGGCCGGTCGATCAGGGTCCGAATGGCCCCTCCGTGCCGTCCGATTTCAAACCCCTGTGCGGGAAGGTCGACAACCAGCGGCTCTTCCGGCACACGCCGATCGACCGGCGGCAGACGCCCGGTCTCGACATCCCGCACAAGGCTCGGCGTCTCGACCAGTGGCGGCAGCCCTTGTGCATGGCTCTCGCCCGCAGCCCATGAAATCAACAACAAGCCGAGCAGCAGGTACCGTGCTACCCGCCAGCCCGTCGCAGGCTCGAATGAGACCTGGACCGATTTCAGGCGGCTTACCCTCATACCAAAGCCTCGTGCCTCACTCCGGGCTGTATGCCGGAAACCGCTTCCCCGTGCAGAACGAAATGCCCGGGCTCGATCTCCACTCGTCTCAGCTGGGTGTCAGCCAGGATACGGTAGGGTTCCGGCCATGCCGCGGGATTTGAGCCCGCACCGTTGCTCAGCATCGCGAGATCCATGGGATGGTCGAGATCAGGCTCCGGTACCGCAGCCAGCAGCGCGCGAGTATAGGGATGGCGCGCACGTTCCCGGAACCGCTCACGTGGGGCCTCCTCTACGATCATGCCGCGGCACATGACCAGTATACGCTCCGCGATATAGTCGACCACCGCGAGATTGTGGCTAATAAAAAGATAGGAAAGACCCAGCTTGTCTTGAAGATCTTTGAGCAGGTTCAAGATCTGCGCCTGAACAGACACATCGAGCGCCGAGACCGGCTCATCGCAAATCAAAAGATCCGGCTTCAGGGCCAATGCGCGAGCAATCCCGATGCGCTGGCGCTGCCCTCCCGAGAAGGAGTGCGGATACCGCCCGAGAAAGCGCGGATCGAGGCCCACGAGCTGCATCAATTCCTTGGCGATCTCACGCCGCTGGCGGGATGTGCCGATGTCGTGGATGACCAGCGGCTCGGTGATGAGGTCCAGCACGGTCATGCGCGGATTGAGCGATGAGAACGGGTCCTGAAAGACCACCTGAACCGCGCGGCGATAGGCGTTGAGATCAGAGCCTTCAAGCTCCGGCACGTCGCGCATATGGCCGCCGAGCCTGAACTTCACCTGCCCCGCGTCAGGGCTCGCCGCCCGCACGATGATCTTGGCAGTCGTGGTCTTGCCACAGCCGGATTCACCCACGAGCCCCACCGATTCGCCGGAATGGATGGTGAAGCTCACATCCCGCAGCGCCAGCATTTCCTGCGTACCCCGCGGCTTGAACATGCTGCCCTTTCGCAGTGTGAAAGCCTTGCGCAAGCCATTAACCTGCAGCAGGGGCGCTCCCGTCTGCATGGCCTCGCGGCATTCCGCGAAATAGCCGCCGGCCACCGGCTCCACCTCGCGAATGGCCCTTAGCCGTTCGCCCGGTTCCATATCGAAGCGAGGCACCGCATTCAGCAGCGCCTTGAGATAGGGGTGCTGAGGATCACGGAAGATCGCCTCGGTGGTTCCGGCTTCGACGATACGGCCGCGGTAGAGCACCACCACTTCGTCCGCCAGATTGGCGACGATGCCGAGATCATGAGTGATCATCAGCACCGCCATATGGAACTCTTGCTGAAGATCTTTGATCAGCTTGAGGATCTGCGCCTGCACCGTCACATCGAGCGCAGTGGTCGGCTCGTCCGCGATCAGCAGCGCCGGCTGGCAGACCAGCGCCATGGCGATCATCGCCCGCTGACGCATGCCGCCTGATAGCTCGAAGGGATAGGTGTCGACCCCACGCTCGGGATCAACAAAGCCGACCAGCTTCAGCATGCGCGCGGTGGCGGCGCGTGCCTCCTGGCGGGATGATCCCATATGCAGTCTGTGCGCCTCGCCGATCTGATCACCGATCGTATGCAGGGGCGAGAGCGATGCCATGGGCTCCTGAAAGATGATCGAGATCCGGCCGCCGCGAATATTGCGCATCTGGTCCGAATCTGCCCCGAGCCGTACGAGATCGACCTCCGCCTTGCCAGTGCCGGCGAGCTTGGGATCGCGGAGGATCATGGACCCGCCGGTGATCTTGGCAACCCGCGGCAGGATTCGCAGAATGGCCTGGCTGATCACCGTCTTTCCGGATCCGGATTCGCCAACCAGCGCGACGGTTTTCCCATGCGGAACCTCGAAAGAGACCCCGTCGACCGCTCTCACCCTGCCGGCCATGGTTTGAAAGTCGATAACCAGATTGTTGATCGAGAGCAGTGCCGGGCTCATGCGGTCGTCCCACCGGGGAGGGTGATACCCAATGCCCGTGCATTCATCATCGTCGCGGCATTCAGTCCCACGCGGTTGCGCAAGGCCGCATTGAGCGCATGTTGCACCGCCGGCATGAAGGCTGGATGCTCGTGATCAAGGGTGATCCGCTTGCGCCCTGAGCGCAGAACCAGGCTCATCCACCCATTTTCCCTGTCGCGTCTCGTTGAGAAATATCGGAGGGAAACCCCATCGGTCTCGCGCCAGGCGATCTGCTTGCGCAAGGGTTCCGAAATCCTGATCTCCTCCTCGCTGATAGTGATGACGCTCATATGACGGCTGACCGCACGGACAGCATAACAGGCAAAAACTGCGCCTATGCCGCAGAGAACAGCGAGGCCGATCACGCCAGGCCTCGTGATCACCGCCAGAAACACAACCGTCGCCAGCCCGGCAGCCGCACGCGCGATCATGGCCAGGAATAGCGAGATCGGTTGCCGAAAGACTTGCTCACGTACCGGTGTTACAGAGGAGCGCTCAGCCGCGCTCGAGCTGCTCTCTACCTCTAATGCCGGCATCTTGCTCCGACTTCTTTCCGGGCTGGCGGAATGCTGGCCCTCCGTCATCTTCCTCATACCCGGCGCGCCGGATCAAGATGCATTTCATGAAGCCCCCTTGTCAGGGTTGCTTGAGGTGGGATTTCAGGAAAGAAAGCCTTTCCTGAACTGGCGCCAGTGGAAGCTCGACCAAGCTATATCCGCACGCGCTATAGACGGCCACCATCGCCTCGAAAGTGCGGCAGGCCTCCTCGAATGACTGCTTGCGCTCGCGATCTTGCGTGAAGATCTCCGCCCAAGGCGGTGCGATGAATACTGTCGGATTGTACCGAAAATGCCGAGCGGCCTCGTGAAAATGCGATGGGATTGGCCGGTTGAGCAGGCGGAGATAGCCAATGGCGTCCGGCACACCCCGGTCGAAGATGACGGGACCCGCCATGCTCTGCGCCATCCGATAGGAGCGCATTTCCCAGATCAGCATCGCTTCTGCGAACAGTTCAGGATCTTTCCATGGCAGAGCCGGACCATCGATCATCATCTGGTCTTGGATGATAGCCCGCCCTGCTTCGATGGAACGTGCATAGCCCTGCGCTTGAAGCGCATCGATGAGGCTTGTCTTGCCCGAGCCGGGGCCGCCGGTAACGACGATGAACCGGTCAGCCGCCATTGAAAAGGTCCCGTCCGGAATGCCAGGTGACCCGGCCCTGCATTGCCTCAATCAAACCCTCGAGAAAATTCCAGGCGCGCTCATCATGCACTGCGTGATGGGTGAGAAGGCCGACTGGGGCTTCCCGATCTGTCAGTCGCCGCGACCGCAACTCAACCGCAAGCGCTGCGCCGAGATCCCCCGGCGACCGGCCACATCGCTCTCGCCAGTCTATCAGGTCTATATGCGTATTGATTTCAACGAGGTCCGCATTCTCGAACCTGGCTTTGCCGAACGTGGAGATGGCACGATAGCCCTGCCCGCGTAAAAGCGAGATCAGATCCGAGCGCACCCGGTTCCAGGGCGGCACCAGGACCGGCAGCATTCGGTCGGGGAAGGCATCGCCGAGCATGTCGAGCGCCCTTGCCGTATCCCTCGCCACAGCCGCAAGCGGCCGGGCCTCACCAAGCTCCGCCTTCTTCGTATCCGGCCCTTCGTGATTCTCATGGGCGAGCCCATGGACGAGCAGGTCAACCATCTCTGGCGGGTGATCGAAAATCGCGCCGCAGAGCGATGGTTCCATCTTCCCCGGCACGACCGCCAGACACAGGGGAACGCTCTGTTCGGCACAGAGCGCCATCAAATGCCGCAATTCTGGTCTGTCCCGAACGGCATCATCATCCCGGATCCACAGGCGTGGCACCCATCCCGAGCGATCCCAGTGCTCGAGCTCGCGCAAGAGCTGTGTGAACACGTCGCTCAAGTGACCGGCTCCACCAGCATCTGTTTGATGATGGCCGCCGAACGCCTCGCACCATCGAGGCTCGGCCGAGGCGTCGACAGCACATTGAGCATCAAGGCATCATCGATTGCGCGCGCAAGCCGTAATGGGGTCAGTTCGCCGGGATCTACTGCGAAAGCCAGTCCCTTCTCCTCCAGGATCTTCGCCCGCAGCGGCTGCTCGATTTCACCGCCCGCAGGCCCTCGGTAGGGCACGAGAACAGCCGGCACGCGCGCCTGCAGGATATCGACGCAAGTGTTGTAGCCGGCCTGGGAGATCGACAGCCGCGCGCGTTTGAGGAGCTCTGGGAAATCTGGACGAGCTGGTTCCACGATCACACCGGGATCATTTGCCCCCTTGATGGCAGCCAGTTCTCCGGCCGGCATATTGTGCCCGATCAGGAAACGCCATGTCAGCCCTGCCGCCGCAGAGAGCGAACGCGCAGCAGCAGCGGCCACCAACAGCTCACGCCCTACTGCACCGCCCCCAGCCGACACGATGACCTCATTCAACCCGTCCTTGCCGCCGGACTGGCGCGAACGGCCAGCCCTCATGTAGCCGGTATATCTGATACGATCGGCAAACTCGGCAACGAGCGGCAATGAGCGTTCGACAGGCACGAGATTGGGATCGCCATGCACGAGGATCGCATCATAATCGGCGATGAGCCGGCGCACCGAGGCGATCTTTTGCGCGTTCGAGGGAGGCTGTAAAATGTCCCGAACCGAGCAAACGATCTTCGGCCGCAAGTCCCGCCCTTCAGCGGTTGCGAGTACGAGCAGCCCGTCTAGCTCGTCCGCAAAGCGGCGCCGCCCAAAGGGGTAAAGCTCCGTGATGATCATCGCGGGTCTGAGCACGCGATAGAGGTTGAGCAGCGCTTCTGCGCGACGGCGGAAGAGATCCTCCCCCGCCTCGCGTCCCGCTTCGTCGATCAGATTGGTATAGCCGTTATCGCCGCTGCGGATTGCGGGCAGCTGCTTCAGCACCACACCTTTCGGTACGGGCGCCGGAACTGGCACGCCGCCCGAGGCAACCACCGGACGAAGGCCTGCCTGGGCCAGCGCCCCGGCCAGAACCATGGCCCGTTGATAGTGACCGATGCCGAGCACATGGGTCACCCAGATCAGGATCGGGCGCTCTTCGGCCTTCACGTCAATGCTCCCGCGACGATCTCGACCGCATGCTGCAACGTGCGGCTGCCCCGCACGAACTCTTCGGCCGCAGCTCCCATCTGCTCGCGTCTTTCCCGGTTGACGATCAGCTCGGTGATCATTCTCGCATAGTCATCTGCATCGCATGGCGCACCCAGCATGCCCGTAACCCCGTCAACCACCACGGCGGGCACCCCGCGAATGCGCTGGGCCACAACCGGCAGCCCCATGGCCTGCGCTTCCAGATAGGCCAGCCCATAGGCCTCCCCGCATCCGGGCCAGGCATAAAGGTCCGCATTTGAGTAAACCTCTGCCATCTGCTCAACGGGCAACTCGCCTGTGAATGTAACGCGATCGCCGAGAAACCCAAGCATCGTCTCGACCACTTTGCGCTCCGGCCCGTCACCCACGATCACCAGCGAGAAAGGCAGTTCCTTGATCAAAAACAGGGCTTTTGCGAGCATACGGTAACTGGCGAGCTTATCGCCTGCCCGCATCATTGCCACTGAGAGAAGCCGCGGGACGGCATTGGCCATGCGGGGTACTGCTGGCCGCGGCAAATGCGTGGTGTCGATGAAGGGCGGGAGATCAACGAGCGATCCGCAACGCGCCACCGGCGCGATGCCCTCGCGATCGCCCGCCGTGAAGCAGAGGTTCACCTTGGCCAGTTCGAGGCCCCTCCGAACTTGCGCCTGAGCCTCGGCGAATGGTCCTTGCTCCCGCTTGCGGGCATAAGAGGCTTCGCTGGTCACATAGGGAATGCCGAGGGCCCCGGCGATCCTCACCCCCAACCAGTCGGGCGCCTTGTAATAGGGATGATAGGTGAACCACAGGTCGGGTCGGCCATTACGCTCGAACTGAGCGAGCAGCTCTTCGGCAATGCGTTCACCCTCTTGCCGCACGCGCCGTTGGGCGTCGGCCTCGCCTGTCGGCTCGAAGCTCGAGAAGCGGCTCGCCAGAGAAACCTCATGACCCGCAGCCTTGAGCACGCTCATCAGCTGCCGTGCCATCTGCCGGTCGCCCGAGGGCACGGAATGCTCCGGATGCTTAAGCGGAGCATAGAATGCGATGCGCATCTAGGGCGTGCCGATGCCGAACCGTGCCGCCAAACTGCGAATGCATGTATCCCTTGAGAATGATGTCACCAGCCTGTCCCTTGCCGCCATTCCTAAGGAGAAGCGCAACTCCGGATCCTTGGCAAGCCGCGCAATCGCGGCCGCCAGGGCATCGGCATTGCCGGGCGGCACGAGCACGCCGGTTTTGCTATCGGTCACGAATTCGGGGATGGCCGAGATATTGGTCGACACGCAGCAGAGCGCTTGTGATGCCGCCTCCATCAGCACGTTCGGCAGACCGTCCCGATCACCTGACCCATCGATCTGGCTGGCCAGCACAAACAGATCCCCCCAGCCCAGCAGATCGATCACATCGTTTTGCGGCCGCGCACCCCGCCATTCGATCTTATCCGAAAGGCCCAGATCGTCTGCCTGCCGCTTGAGCGCTGCCGATAACTCACCGCCCCCGATATGGACGAAACGCCAGTGCAACCCGCTCGGCAGACGGCCCAGCGCCTCCAGCAGCACGCGATATCCCTTCTTAGGGACGGCACGGCCGACCGACACGATTCTTACGGGATTGGCGGGGTCATCGCCGCATCGCCCGCCCTCGCGCGAGGGGGGTATTGGAAAGCGGCCAAGATCGAGCCCGTGATAGCACAGAAACAGCTTCTCGGCATCGCCCTCTGGCGCCAGCGATTTGAGATGCGCGATATTATAGGCTGTACATGTGCTGCCCCAGGCCGCAT from Rhodoligotrophos sp. CJ14 encodes:
- the aroA gene encoding 3-phosphoshikimate 1-carboxyvinyltransferase, which encodes MSDDAKSPLTSRHSTGLTGRIRVPGDKSISHRALMLGALTVGETVIEGLLEAEDVLATAAAMQALGAQVARDETGQWRVHGVGVGGFSQPSSPLDFGNSGTGVRLCMGLIATTPIEAVLTGDASLRKRPMGRVVLPLEQMGARFTSSEGGRLPATVTGAQRGIPITYTLPVASAQVKSAILLAALNTPGETTVIEAVPTRDHTERMLQAFGADIATQPEGNGRRITVRGYKELTPQPITVPADPSSAAFPLVAALITEGSHIVLENVMLNPTRTGLVQTLVEMGGDVQIHNERSAGGEPVGDIEVRSSRLKGVSVPPERAASMIDEYPILAIAAACAEGRTEMKGLDELKVKESDRLAAIVAGLAANGVPHEVGDNWLVVEGSGPGDRPRGGGLVETHMDHRIAMAFLTLGLAAREPVVVDDGRMIATSFPSFMSLMRGLGATIAEA
- a CDS encoding ABC transporter permease; translation: MSQQLGHPGSQPRSSLPHYVSREPFNPYEAETLSPAQERIYLASGWRMMWWKLKRHKVAVASGIFLLLMYLSIPFTEFLAPYNSTTRHANYLYAPPQTIHFFHDGEFIGPFVYGYDSQANLETFRWDYSVNHEKVYPLRFFCHGDPYELFDMVPGSLHLVCPAEGGVFFPLGTDRLGRDMLSRIIYGTRISLTVGLIGITISFILGITLGGMAGYFGGWIDASIQRVIEILRSLPELPLWLALSAALPVTWSPIVIYFGITIILGLLDWPGLARSVRSKFLALREEDFTTAAVLMGAKPSRVIGRHLVPNFMSHLIASATLSVPAMILGETALSFLGLGLRPPITSWGVLLNEAQNLAAIEFYPWIITPMVPVILVILAFNFLGDGLRDAADPYH
- a CDS encoding ABC transporter permease, whose protein sequence is MLRYIVQRLLVMIPTLIVISLLMFVIIQLPPGDYLSNQIAELRSRGEAAGLEKLEFLRKEYGFDQPWYVQYGRWVGFLPGSHGFNGLLQGNWGWSFEHQKPVRDVVGDGLLLTIILNAAVVLFIYIVSFPIGIYSATRQYSIGDYGFTFLGYLGLATPNFLLGLAMLYFANVWFGISVGGLMDPTYIGQPWSWGKVGSILAHLIVPVIVIGTTGTAAMIRRLRANLLDELHKQYVTTARAKGLTERRLLWKYPLRMALNPFISDIGNLLPSLVSGSVIVSVVLNLPTIGPVLLDSLTSQDQYLAGFILLFVTVLTLVGMLVSDLLLAVLDPRIRFDGEARR
- a CDS encoding ABC transporter substrate-binding protein translates to MRVSRLKSVQVSFEPATGWRVARYLLLGLLLISWAAGESHAQGLPPLVETPSLVRDVETGRLPPVDRRVPEEPLVVDLPAQGFEIGRHGGAIRTLIDRPKSIRYIVAWGYARLVGYTPDLQLKPDILKDVKVENDNRVFTLTLRRGHKWSDGYPFTSEDFRYYWEDVATNPVLSPGGPPASLLVKGEAPKFEVIDEVTVRYSWSNPNPTFLQELARARPTYIYMPAHYMKQFHEKYGDPEQIARMVAADRVTDWAALHNRRETMYDFDNIELPTLEPWRNITLGPSTRFIMRRNPFFHRIDTKGQQLPYADEVIMDVASARLIPAKTAAGESDLQARGLNFSDLAVLKRNEKRSDYHVELWPSSKGAQLALYPDLNYRDPEWRKLFRNPSFRRALSISIDRYLISRTLYLGLAKPSSNFVLDRSPLYDEAVAKLWTQYSPEEANQLLDEIGLTKRDSSDYRLLPDGRRAEIVVETAGEDPQEVDILQLIAEDWAKIGIRLLIKPSMRESLRERAYTGQVMMTTWSGWDNGVPTPDMMPDELAPTHQDNLAWPKWGEYFETKGKSGEAPDVPEARELIDLYKRWFAATDSEQRAEIWHRMLQINAEQQFVIGIVGSVPQPVVVSNRLRNIPKEAFYGWDPGAQFGIYRPDQFWFAQ
- a CDS encoding ABC transporter ATP-binding protein — translated: MSPALLSINNLVIDFQTMAGRVRAVDGVSFEVPHGKTVALVGESGSGKTVISQAILRILPRVAKITGGSMILRDPKLAGTGKAEVDLVRLGADSDQMRNIRGGRISIIFQEPMASLSPLHTIGDQIGEAHRLHMGSSRQEARAATARMLKLVGFVDPERGVDTYPFELSGGMRQRAMIAMALVCQPALLIADEPTTALDVTVQAQILKLIKDLQQEFHMAVLMITHDLGIVANLADEVVVLYRGRIVEAGTTEAIFRDPQHPYLKALLNAVPRFDMEPGERLRAIREVEPVAGGYFAECREAMQTGAPLLQVNGLRKAFTLRKGSMFKPRGTQEMLALRDVSFTIHSGESVGLVGESGCGKTTTAKIIVRAASPDAGQVKFRLGGHMRDVPELEGSDLNAYRRAVQVVFQDPFSSLNPRMTVLDLITEPLVIHDIGTSRQRREIAKELMQLVGLDPRFLGRYPHSFSGGQRQRIGIARALALKPDLLICDEPVSALDVSVQAQILNLLKDLQDKLGLSYLFISHNLAVVDYIAERILVMCRGMIVEEAPRERFRERARHPYTRALLAAVPEPDLDHPMDLAMLSNGAGSNPAAWPEPYRILADTQLRRVEIEPGHFVLHGEAVSGIQPGVRHEALV
- a CDS encoding AAA family ATPase, whose translation is MAADRFIVVTGGPGSGKTSLIDALQAQGYARSIEAGRAIIQDQMMIDGPALPWKDPELFAEAMLIWEMRSYRMAQSMAGPVIFDRGVPDAIGYLRLLNRPIPSHFHEAARHFRYNPTVFIAPPWAEIFTQDRERKQSFEEACRTFEAMVAVYSACGYSLVELPLAPVQERLSFLKSHLKQP
- a CDS encoding polysaccharide deacetylase, which gives rise to MSDVFTQLLRELEHWDRSGWVPRLWIRDDDAVRDRPELRHLMALCAEQSVPLCLAVVPGKMEPSLCGAIFDHPPEMVDLLVHGLAHENHEGPDTKKAELGEARPLAAVARDTARALDMLGDAFPDRMLPVLVPPWNRVRSDLISLLRGQGYRAISTFGKARFENADLVEINTHIDLIDWRERCGRSPGDLGAALAVELRSRRLTDREAPVGLLTHHAVHDERAWNFLEGLIEAMQGRVTWHSGRDLFNGG
- a CDS encoding glycosyltransferase family protein, with protein sequence MKAEERPILIWVTHVLGIGHYQRAMVLAGALAQAGLRPVVASGGVPVPAPVPKGVVLKQLPAIRSGDNGYTNLIDEAGREAGEDLFRRRAEALLNLYRVLRPAMIITELYPFGRRRFADELDGLLVLATAEGRDLRPKIVCSVRDILQPPSNAQKIASVRRLIADYDAILVHGDPNLVPVERSLPLVAEFADRIRYTGYMRAGRSRQSGGKDGLNEVIVSAGGGAVGRELLVAAAAARSLSAAAGLTWRFLIGHNMPAGELAAIKGANDPGVIVEPARPDFPELLKRARLSISQAGYNTCVDILQARVPAVLVPYRGPAGGEIEQPLRAKILEEKGLAFAVDPGELTPLRLARAIDDALMLNVLSTPRPSLDGARRSAAIIKQMLVEPVT